In Aquimarina sp. TRL1, a single window of DNA contains:
- a CDS encoding GNAT family N-acetyltransferase, with amino-acid sequence MNITISTDKNLLDVDCIHQFLTHSYWARGRTKKEVALSIEHSLNFGMYLDQEQIGYARVVTDFILFGYLLDVFIIEEHRGKGYAKMLIRHILQYKTVNNVQKWMLNTKDAQGLYKKFGFVPYENPTSTMMQKTSKPPII; translated from the coding sequence ATGAATATTACTATTTCTACAGATAAAAACCTATTGGATGTAGATTGCATTCATCAGTTTCTAACCCATTCTTATTGGGCAAGGGGCAGAACCAAAAAAGAAGTCGCACTTAGTATAGAACATTCACTAAATTTCGGAATGTACCTCGATCAGGAACAAATCGGATATGCCAGAGTCGTCACTGATTTTATCCTTTTTGGTTACCTCCTAGATGTTTTTATTATCGAGGAGCATCGCGGAAAAGGATATGCCAAAATGTTGATCCGTCATATCCTGCAATATAAGACGGTAAACAACGTTCAAAAATGGATGCTCAACACCAAAGATGCTCAGGGACTCTATAAAAAATTCGGATTTGTCCCATATGAAAATCCTACTTCAACTATGATGCAAAAAACCAGTAAACCTCCAATAATATGA
- a CDS encoding MmcQ/YjbR family DNA-binding protein, translating into MNIEEFRNYCLQKKGVTEEFPFDKTTLVFKVMGKAFALTGLDRLPFSVNLKCDPDRAIELRESHPQVAPGYHMNKKHWNTVTFSDGLPTHLLIDLIDHSYELVVNGLTKKAKEILKNL; encoded by the coding sequence ATGAACATAGAAGAATTTCGAAATTATTGTTTACAAAAAAAAGGAGTCACTGAAGAATTTCCTTTTGATAAAACAACATTGGTATTTAAGGTTATGGGAAAGGCCTTTGCTCTGACAGGACTAGATCGACTACCGTTTAGTGTCAATTTAAAATGCGATCCGGATCGCGCTATTGAACTACGAGAATCTCATCCACAGGTAGCTCCTGGATATCATATGAATAAAAAACACTGGAATACTGTTACTTTCTCTGATGGTTTACCGACTCATCTATTGATTGACTTAATTGATCACTCTTATGAACTCGTTGTCAACGGACTGACCAAGAAAGCAAAAGAAATCTTAAAAAATCTATAA
- a CDS encoding DNA mismatch repair protein MutS, with translation MRTPLDFYQQQIELHKVALSQIKRKLVRSSMLRLITFFAIITVLYFGYPNAQIIIGTLVLGAVLFIFLVNRHTRFIAQKNKTNELIKINESEVKVANNDYNHLDSGKEFIDPAHFYSHDIDLFGPRSFFQFMNRTVTLAGKNKLATLLKSNDINQLKEKQEAVKNLAKIPLWRQDFSAIAALVQVDVSIPVIEKWLDNYTPFVPKVMKVLPMIISTISVIMMILLFTETISFSVFLYWFFVGLIITGSRLKKINTLYSESNQVKDTFEQYYKLIDKIEAASFTAPLLQEQQQHIISEKEKTSLVLKQFATILNAFDQRNNMLFGVLANGLFLWDLLQSYRIEQWIQKHQEQVSKWFEVIAFFDAYNSLGNYAFNNPDYIYPIITTDAIVVDAKELGHPMLLPEKRVDNDICIKREQFFIITGANMAGKSTFLRTVALQILMSNIGLPICAKSCSYNPIKLISSMRTSDSLSDDASYFFSELTQLKKIVDALENHEYFIILDEILKGTNSKDKAAGSKKFVEKLVRGNATGIIATHDLSLCETAHELPEVKNKFFDAQIINDELYFDYTFKEGICQNMNASFLLKKMGIV, from the coding sequence ATGCGAACGCCTTTAGACTTCTATCAGCAGCAAATCGAACTACATAAAGTAGCCTTATCCCAAATAAAACGCAAACTTGTTCGCTCCAGTATGTTGCGACTTATTACTTTTTTCGCCATTATTACCGTACTCTATTTTGGCTATCCAAATGCTCAAATAATTATTGGAACACTTGTGTTGGGAGCTGTCTTATTTATCTTTTTAGTCAATAGACATACCCGTTTTATCGCACAAAAAAACAAAACCAACGAACTGATAAAAATTAATGAATCCGAAGTGAAAGTAGCAAACAATGACTACAATCATCTGGATTCAGGAAAGGAATTTATCGATCCTGCTCATTTTTACAGCCATGATATTGATCTTTTTGGTCCTCGTTCTTTTTTTCAGTTTATGAACCGTACGGTTACCCTTGCCGGAAAAAATAAACTGGCAACTCTCTTAAAAAGTAACGATATCAACCAACTAAAAGAAAAGCAAGAAGCTGTAAAAAACTTAGCCAAAATCCCACTATGGAGACAAGACTTTAGTGCAATTGCTGCATTAGTACAGGTTGATGTATCTATCCCAGTAATTGAAAAATGGCTGGACAATTACACTCCCTTTGTTCCCAAAGTAATGAAAGTGCTACCTATGATCATTTCCACTATTTCAGTGATCATGATGATCTTATTGTTTACCGAGACAATCAGTTTTTCTGTTTTTTTATACTGGTTTTTTGTAGGTCTGATTATTACTGGATCTCGTTTAAAAAAAATCAATACACTCTACAGTGAATCTAATCAGGTAAAAGATACTTTTGAGCAATACTACAAGCTTATTGATAAGATAGAAGCTGCCTCTTTTACCGCTCCCCTACTTCAGGAGCAACAGCAACATATCATCTCGGAAAAAGAAAAAACTTCTCTTGTTCTAAAGCAATTTGCTACTATTCTCAATGCATTTGACCAGCGAAATAATATGTTGTTTGGCGTATTAGCCAATGGTCTGTTTTTATGGGATTTACTTCAAAGTTACCGAATTGAACAATGGATTCAGAAACACCAAGAACAAGTAAGTAAATGGTTTGAAGTAATTGCCTTCTTTGACGCATATAATTCATTAGGAAACTACGCTTTTAATAACCCTGATTATATATACCCTATTATTACCACAGATGCTATTGTAGTCGATGCTAAAGAACTGGGGCATCCGATGTTATTACCAGAAAAGAGAGTTGATAATGATATCTGCATAAAACGAGAACAGTTCTTTATCATTACTGGAGCTAATATGGCAGGAAAAAGCACCTTTCTGAGAACGGTAGCTTTGCAAATTCTTATGTCTAATATTGGTCTCCCTATTTGTGCTAAGTCATGCTCTTATAATCCGATCAAGCTTATCTCCAGTATGCGAACTTCTGATTCTCTCAGTGATGATGCTTCTTATTTCTTTTCGGAATTAACCCAGCTCAAAAAAATTGTTGATGCACTGGAAAATCACGAATATTTTATTATCCTGGATGAAATTTTAAAAGGAACCAACAGCAAAGACAAAGCTGCCGGATCAAAAAAATTTGTAGAAAAACTGGTTCGGGGAAATGCTACAGGTATTATCGCTACCCATGACCTGAGTCTGTGTGAAACTGCTCATGAATTACCCGAGGTAAAAAATAAGTTCTTTGATGCGCAGATCATTAATGACGAATTGTATTTTGATTATACCTTTAAAGAGGGAATTTGCCAAAATATGAATGCTTCTTTCTTATTAAAGAAAATGGGGATTGTATGA
- a CDS encoding AraC family transcriptional regulator, with the protein MKALPFKIPKGSTDTLIVQEDKEMVFYDKFHQHEEIQISCIILGEGSVIVGDAITDYQAGDILVFGSHVPHVLKSEPSGQESYMISVFFTKASFGADFFELPEFDDFSSFFRNSLYGMKIISEKETLKALFVQLKEEQTKMGRFMIFLNVLSLINAADIEPISSFISKKMYSDNEGNRMASVFQLVMDEFHREITLKEVAEVANMTPNAFCRYFKQRTNKTFFQFLTTIRVENVGRLLAKHKEMTIQEASYHSGFNNLSNFNKKFKEIKGVTPSVFKKQLYDSHLL; encoded by the coding sequence ATGAAGGCTTTACCATTTAAAATACCTAAAGGGTCTACGGATACTTTGATTGTTCAGGAGGATAAAGAAATGGTTTTCTATGATAAATTTCATCAACATGAAGAAATTCAGATTTCTTGTATCATTTTAGGAGAAGGTAGTGTTATTGTAGGAGATGCTATTACTGATTATCAGGCTGGAGATATCTTGGTTTTCGGTAGCCATGTTCCTCATGTACTTAAGAGTGAGCCATCAGGTCAGGAGTCTTATATGATTTCTGTTTTTTTTACTAAAGCATCTTTTGGGGCTGACTTTTTTGAGCTGCCTGAATTTGACGATTTTTCTAGTTTTTTTAGGAATTCTTTATATGGGATGAAAATTATTTCAGAAAAAGAGACGCTCAAAGCATTGTTTGTACAGTTGAAAGAGGAGCAGACAAAAATGGGAAGGTTTATGATTTTCTTGAACGTTCTGAGCCTTATCAATGCAGCGGACATTGAGCCGATTTCTTCTTTTATATCAAAAAAAATGTACTCAGATAATGAGGGGAATAGAATGGCTTCTGTATTTCAATTGGTGATGGATGAGTTTCACAGAGAAATTACGCTCAAAGAAGTTGCAGAGGTAGCAAATATGACCCCAAATGCTTTTTGTCGATATTTTAAGCAGCGAACGAATAAAACATTTTTTCAGTTTTTAACTACTATACGAGTTGAAAATGTAGGACGTTTATTGGCTAAACATAAAGAAATGACAATCCAGGAGGCTTCTTATCATAGCGGATTTAATAATTTGTCCAATTTTAATAAAAAGTTTAAAGAGATAAAAGGGGTAACCCCTTCTGTTTTTAAAAAACAATTATATGACTCTCATCTTTTGTAG
- a CDS encoding dihydrodipicolinate synthase family protein has product MKIQWKGVMPAVTTKFTTQDTLDLDMFTVNINAQLEAGVHGIILGGTLGEASTLSTEEKSTLIKTTASITNNKVPVIMNIAEQTTKDAIKAAHQAEKDGANGLMMLPPMRYKAGERETITYFKEVATNTSLPIMVYNNPVDYKIEVTLDMFEELLKEDNIQAVKESTRDISNVTRIKNRFGDRLKILSGVDTLALESLLMGADGWVAGLVDAFPAETVAIYELQKAGRIQEALAIYRWFLPLLELDINAKLVQNIKLAEVATGIGTENVRAPRLPLIGEERANVLNIIQTGINNRPILPDYKSLQEPIIS; this is encoded by the coding sequence ATGAAAATACAATGGAAAGGGGTAATGCCTGCCGTTACCACAAAATTCACCACACAAGACACCTTAGACCTTGATATGTTTACTGTAAATATAAATGCACAATTAGAAGCAGGGGTTCATGGAATTATTCTGGGAGGTACACTAGGAGAAGCAAGTACATTAAGTACAGAAGAAAAAAGTACCCTTATAAAAACCACAGCATCTATAACAAATAATAAGGTGCCGGTAATTATGAATATTGCCGAACAAACAACAAAAGACGCCATTAAAGCAGCTCATCAGGCAGAAAAGGATGGAGCAAATGGTCTTATGATGCTTCCTCCAATGCGATATAAAGCAGGAGAACGGGAAACCATTACGTATTTTAAAGAAGTCGCTACAAACACTTCTTTACCAATTATGGTATACAACAACCCTGTTGATTACAAAATAGAAGTAACCTTAGACATGTTTGAAGAACTCTTAAAAGAAGACAACATTCAGGCAGTTAAAGAGTCTACCCGGGATATCTCCAATGTTACCCGGATCAAAAACCGTTTTGGAGATCGGTTAAAAATCTTATCTGGAGTAGATACGCTTGCTTTGGAAAGTTTATTAATGGGTGCAGATGGATGGGTTGCCGGACTTGTTGATGCCTTCCCAGCAGAAACAGTTGCCATTTATGAATTGCAAAAAGCAGGAAGAATACAGGAAGCTTTGGCTATCTATCGTTGGTTTCTTCCATTATTAGAGTTAGATATAAATGCTAAATTAGTACAAAATATAAAACTGGCAGAAGTTGCTACAGGCATTGGAACAGAAAATGTTCGTGCTCCAAGACTTCCGCTTATAGGAGAAGAGAGAGCAAATGTGCTGAACATTATACAAACAGGAATCAATAACAGACCTATACTCCCTGATTATAAAAGTTTACAGGAACCCATTATTTCTTAA
- a CDS encoding aldehyde dehydrogenase (NADP(+)), with protein sequence MITGHNYIGHQRIASGNTTYKTINPKLNIENPTVFYEATEEEIEKAVSLAKDAFQHFRNFSGAKKASFLNAIADEILALDELLLKTYMAETGLPEGRAKGERGRTIGQLRSFADLVSEGSWVEATIDTAAPERAPIPKQDIRKMLVPLGPVVVFGASNFPLAYSTAGGDTAAAFAAGCPVIVKSHPMHAGTGELVAMAIHKAAQKTGMPEGVFSNLNSSGIEVGVQLVKHPAVKAVGFTGSIQGGRALFDLASQRPEPIPVFAEMGSINPVLLLPEAASSKATTHAKTYASSITLGTGQFCTNPGLIIGIKGAALDLFIKTLSEEIIQINPSCMLHPSIIGNYEKNKQQLIAQQGVTVTAEYSHETAVNHARQAVSVVKGETFLNTPSLHQEVFGPFSLVISCSTKEEMEKIISSLEGQLTGTILAEGNDAVQFEAVIEALKNRVGRIIFNGVPTGVEVCPSMLHGGPYPASTDSRFTAVGVHSIKRWVRPFSYQSWPDQLLPDALKNSNPLGITRTVNNQQTTASL encoded by the coding sequence ATGATAACCGGACATAACTATATAGGACATCAAAGAATCGCATCGGGGAATACCACTTACAAAACGATCAACCCCAAACTCAATATAGAAAACCCAACAGTTTTTTATGAGGCAACAGAAGAGGAGATCGAAAAAGCGGTTTCTTTGGCAAAAGACGCATTTCAACATTTCAGAAATTTCTCAGGAGCTAAAAAGGCTAGCTTTCTAAATGCCATTGCAGATGAGATACTGGCATTGGATGAACTCTTACTAAAAACTTATATGGCAGAAACCGGTTTACCAGAAGGGCGTGCCAAAGGAGAACGAGGAAGGACTATTGGGCAACTGCGTTCTTTTGCTGATTTGGTCAGTGAAGGATCATGGGTAGAGGCTACAATAGATACAGCAGCCCCTGAGAGAGCCCCTATCCCAAAACAAGATATCAGAAAAATGCTGGTACCTTTGGGACCTGTAGTTGTTTTTGGTGCCAGTAATTTCCCCTTAGCATATTCTACTGCAGGAGGTGATACTGCTGCAGCCTTTGCTGCAGGATGCCCTGTTATTGTAAAGTCACACCCGATGCATGCTGGAACCGGAGAGCTCGTGGCTATGGCCATTCACAAAGCAGCGCAAAAAACCGGAATGCCTGAAGGGGTATTTTCCAACCTCAACAGTAGTGGTATTGAAGTAGGCGTTCAGCTAGTAAAACATCCAGCGGTAAAAGCTGTTGGTTTTACAGGAAGTATTCAGGGGGGTCGAGCCTTATTCGATCTCGCATCACAACGCCCTGAGCCTATCCCTGTATTTGCAGAAATGGGAAGTATTAACCCGGTACTTCTCCTCCCGGAAGCTGCAAGCTCCAAAGCAACAACGCATGCCAAAACATATGCCAGTTCAATCACATTGGGAACAGGTCAGTTTTGTACCAACCCTGGACTTATTATTGGAATTAAAGGAGCTGCACTCGATCTTTTTATCAAGACCCTTTCTGAAGAAATTATACAGATAAACCCCTCTTGTATGCTACATCCTTCTATAATTGGCAATTACGAAAAAAACAAACAACAACTAATTGCACAACAAGGTGTGACAGTTACAGCAGAATATTCTCATGAAACAGCTGTAAATCACGCCAGACAAGCAGTAAGTGTAGTAAAAGGAGAAACTTTCCTAAATACCCCTTCCCTACATCAGGAGGTATTCGGTCCTTTTTCTCTAGTAATTTCCTGTAGTACCAAAGAAGAGATGGAAAAAATCATTTCTTCTTTAGAAGGACAATTAACAGGAACTATTCTTGCCGAAGGTAATGATGCCGTACAATTTGAAGCCGTAATCGAAGCTTTAAAAAACAGAGTAGGAAGAATTATCTTTAACGGTGTTCCTACCGGGGTAGAAGTTTGCCCTTCCATGCTACATGGAGGACCATATCCCGCTTCTACAGATAGTAGATTTACAGCAGTAGGAGTCCATTCTATAAAACGTTGGGTTCGTCCTTTCAGTTACCAAAGCTGGCCGGATCAATTATTGCCCGATGCTTTAAAAAACAGTAACCCATTGGGCATTACAAGAACTGTAAACAATCAACAAACAACAGCATCGCTATAA
- a CDS encoding DUF885 family protein produces the protein MRYLFLILFGLLITGCKQQKTPDTSTVLTQLINEYENHKGYDTHTYPLGLYTKEYYQSEASFAQELLEKLAKIDQKKLNETERISAQLLRFILQEQIDFYAFERYLNPLLSDSGFHINLTFHIRPLTNLEQTKKYLDKLQAIPTYIDQHLENLRAGLKKGVSQPKVIFKGYEASYNDQIVTTYQNSPFYTPFTSLPETIPSAQKDSILQVAKTVIETRVIPQFKRVKAFFETEYLPKTRTTLGVSKTPNGKAFYQNRINYYTTSDQYTADDIHNIGLKEVTRIKSEMQKIIDSLEFKGSFSDFLTFLRTDEQFYAKTSRELLMIARDISKRADEQLPRFFKTLPRKPYGVAPVPASIAPKYTGGRYIGTSKNSTDPGYYWVNTYDLPSRTLYTLPSLTVHEAVPGHHLQGSLNNELGDSIPQFRKNLYLSAYGEGWGLYSEFLAEEMGIYTTPYEHFGKLTYEMWRACRLVVDTGIHAKGWTREAVVAFLQSNTALSLHEIQTETDRYISWPGQALSYKIGELKIRTLRKKATAALGSEFDIREFHEVILQQGTVTLSILEQRIMEYIKKHSSNNE, from the coding sequence ATGCGCTATTTATTCCTGATTCTATTTGGGTTATTAATAACAGGGTGTAAGCAGCAAAAAACGCCTGATACATCGACCGTTCTAACTCAATTAATAAATGAATATGAAAACCATAAAGGATATGATACCCATACATATCCTTTAGGGCTCTATACCAAAGAGTATTATCAGTCTGAAGCCTCTTTCGCTCAGGAATTACTAGAAAAACTCGCTAAAATCGATCAGAAAAAACTGAACGAAACTGAACGTATTTCTGCTCAACTCCTTCGATTTATCCTACAGGAACAAATCGATTTTTATGCCTTTGAGAGATACCTAAACCCATTACTCTCAGATTCCGGTTTTCATATCAATCTTACATTTCACATCCGACCTTTGACCAATCTGGAACAAACTAAAAAATATCTCGATAAATTACAGGCAATACCTACTTATATTGATCAACATCTAGAAAATTTACGTGCTGGATTGAAAAAAGGAGTCTCACAACCCAAGGTTATTTTTAAAGGATATGAAGCTTCATATAACGATCAGATCGTAACAACCTACCAGAATAGTCCTTTTTATACTCCATTTACTTCCCTTCCCGAAACGATTCCTTCGGCTCAGAAAGATTCTATTCTACAGGTTGCCAAAACTGTAATAGAAACCAGGGTAATTCCACAATTCAAAAGAGTAAAAGCTTTTTTTGAGACAGAATACCTACCTAAAACCCGAACAACGTTGGGAGTTTCCAAAACACCTAATGGAAAAGCTTTCTATCAGAACCGAATTAATTACTATACAACCAGTGATCAGTATACTGCAGATGACATTCATAATATTGGATTAAAAGAAGTCACTCGTATAAAATCCGAAATGCAAAAAATTATCGACTCTCTAGAGTTTAAAGGCAGTTTTTCTGACTTTCTGACCTTTCTTAGGACTGATGAACAATTTTATGCCAAAACTTCCAGGGAACTATTAATGATTGCCCGGGATATTTCAAAACGTGCTGACGAACAACTTCCAAGGTTTTTTAAAACCTTACCACGAAAGCCTTATGGAGTAGCTCCTGTCCCCGCTTCCATTGCTCCTAAATATACGGGAGGAAGATATATAGGAACCTCTAAAAACAGTACGGATCCCGGATATTATTGGGTAAATACTTATGATCTTCCCAGCAGAACTTTATACACCCTTCCTTCATTGACCGTACACGAAGCAGTTCCCGGTCATCACCTACAAGGAAGTTTAAACAATGAATTAGGAGACAGCATTCCCCAATTTAGAAAAAACCTTTATTTATCTGCTTATGGAGAAGGTTGGGGGCTCTACAGTGAATTCCTTGCCGAAGAAATGGGAATTTACACCACCCCCTATGAACATTTCGGAAAACTAACTTATGAAATGTGGAGAGCATGCCGTCTAGTAGTAGATACAGGGATTCATGCCAAAGGGTGGACTAGAGAAGCTGTCGTAGCTTTTCTCCAGTCCAATACTGCACTATCTCTTCATGAAATACAAACAGAGACGGATCGCTATATTTCATGGCCTGGACAAGCATTATCTTATAAAATCGGAGAGTTAAAAATTAGGACTCTTCGAAAAAAAGCAACAGCAGCCCTTGGTAGCGAATTTGATATCAGGGAATTTCATGAAGTAATCCTGCAACAGGGAACCGTAACTCTCTCTATCCTCGAACAGCGGATTATGGAATACATCAAAAAACACAGTAGTAACAATGAATAA
- a CDS encoding 4-hydroxyproline epimerase, producing the protein MNKKHIYKCIDAHTCGNPVRVVTTGRPDLKGETMSAKRQHFLKEYDWIRKGLMFEPRGHDMMSGSFLFEPHDPTNDFAILFIETSGCLPMCGHGTIGTITIAIEEGLITPKIPGKIRMEAPAGLVEIDYQQTGNKVDWVKLTNVTSYLAAEDLNIDCPELGELIFDVSYGGNFYAIIDPQPNFEGVQAYTASKLIQYAQLIRDRINTKYPDQFIHPDNETIRDVSHILWTGTPIDPSSSGRNAVFYGDKAIDRSPCGTGTSARMAQLYSKGKLKKGEEFIHESYIGSKFIGRIKEETTLGTTKAIIPSIQGWARIYGHNTISIDENDPYAFGFQVI; encoded by the coding sequence ATGAATAAGAAACATATCTATAAGTGCATTGACGCGCATACTTGCGGAAACCCTGTCCGAGTGGTCACCACTGGAAGACCTGATCTCAAAGGGGAAACTATGAGTGCGAAAAGACAACATTTCCTCAAAGAGTATGATTGGATTCGAAAAGGGCTCATGTTTGAACCTAGAGGGCATGATATGATGAGTGGAAGTTTCCTGTTTGAACCACACGATCCTACAAATGATTTTGCAATTCTATTTATAGAAACCTCTGGATGTCTGCCTATGTGTGGTCATGGTACTATTGGAACCATCACCATCGCTATAGAAGAAGGGCTAATTACACCTAAAATTCCTGGTAAAATTAGAATGGAGGCTCCAGCAGGATTAGTTGAAATTGATTATCAACAAACCGGAAATAAGGTAGATTGGGTAAAATTGACTAATGTAACCTCTTATCTCGCAGCAGAAGATCTAAATATTGATTGCCCGGAACTTGGAGAACTCATCTTTGACGTTTCCTATGGAGGGAATTTTTATGCCATTATCGATCCACAGCCAAACTTTGAAGGAGTTCAGGCATATACTGCCAGCAAACTTATTCAATATGCTCAATTGATACGTGACCGTATTAATACCAAATATCCTGATCAGTTTATTCACCCCGACAATGAAACGATTAGAGATGTCTCTCATATTTTATGGACCGGGACCCCTATAGACCCTTCTTCTTCTGGAAGGAATGCTGTATTTTATGGAGATAAAGCAATCGATCGTTCCCCTTGTGGAACAGGAACTTCTGCTAGAATGGCGCAATTATATTCCAAAGGAAAATTAAAAAAAGGGGAAGAATTCATCCATGAAAGCTATATAGGTTCTAAATTTATAGGACGAATTAAAGAGGAGACAACATTGGGTACTACCAAAGCCATTATCCCTAGCATACAAGGATGGGCACGTATCTATGGTCACAACACCATTAGTATAGACGAAAATGACCCATATGCATTTGGTTTCCAGGTAATTTAA
- a CDS encoding FAD-binding oxidoreductase encodes MKHCIIIGGGIIGLCSAYYLHKEGHQVTIIDQSSATTGASYVNAGYLTPSHIIPLAAPGVMKKGIKWMFNPTSPLFIKPRMQKDFIQWAWAFNKSCTQKNVSKNVTAIKDINLFSSELYSDIKADEQFNFHLEKKGLLMLCQTEKVLEEETRMAAIAREEGLPVTSLSLEEIKNIEPEISIAALGALLYRCDGHTTPQTFMEEMRTYLTNVGVDFLLNEKVTDIITNKESISSVVTSRQSYKADEYVLAAGSWSHLLSKKLGLKILLEGGKGYSINSTRNLGINMPAILCEAKVAVTPMQGFTRFAGTMEIAGINHDINPIRVQTIANAANRYYPEIQLMPEETAKASCGLRPVSPDGMAYIGKSEKCSNLTIATGHAMMGWSMGPATGKLVSEIISGQKTSLDLSVYHPDRSF; translated from the coding sequence TTGAAACACTGTATCATTATAGGAGGAGGAATTATAGGGTTGTGTAGTGCTTATTACTTGCATAAAGAAGGACATCAGGTAACCATTATTGATCAATCATCAGCTACTACCGGAGCGTCATATGTCAATGCCGGATATCTTACCCCCAGCCACATTATCCCATTGGCAGCTCCTGGAGTAATGAAAAAAGGAATTAAATGGATGTTTAATCCTACCAGTCCTCTATTTATCAAACCCAGGATGCAAAAAGATTTCATACAATGGGCTTGGGCTTTTAATAAGTCCTGCACACAAAAAAATGTCTCCAAAAACGTCACAGCCATTAAAGACATCAACCTCTTTAGCAGCGAATTATACTCTGACATAAAAGCAGATGAACAGTTTAATTTTCATCTGGAAAAAAAAGGGTTACTCATGCTTTGTCAAACAGAAAAGGTTCTGGAAGAGGAAACACGTATGGCAGCTATTGCGAGGGAAGAAGGGCTTCCGGTAACATCACTGTCACTTGAAGAGATAAAGAACATCGAACCCGAAATATCAATTGCTGCACTAGGTGCATTGTTATATCGATGCGATGGACATACAACACCACAAACATTTATGGAAGAGATGAGAACCTACCTAACCAATGTAGGAGTCGATTTTCTATTGAATGAAAAAGTTACTGATATCATTACTAATAAAGAGTCTATCTCTTCTGTAGTCACTTCCCGACAATCCTACAAAGCAGATGAATATGTATTAGCAGCAGGATCCTGGTCTCACCTGCTGAGTAAGAAACTGGGATTAAAAATTTTGTTGGAAGGAGGCAAAGGATATTCTATTAACTCGACAAGAAATCTAGGAATAAACATGCCTGCTATTTTATGCGAGGCAAAGGTCGCTGTGACCCCTATGCAAGGGTTTACTCGTTTTGCAGGTACTATGGAGATCGCAGGAATTAATCACGATATTAATCCAATACGGGTACAGACTATTGCTAATGCTGCCAATAGGTACTATCCGGAGATTCAGCTAATGCCAGAAGAAACTGCCAAAGCTTCTTGTGGACTACGCCCTGTTTCCCCTGACGGTATGGCCTACATAGGAAAATCCGAAAAGTGTTCAAATCTGACTATCGCCACAGGGCATGCAATGATGGGATGGAGTATGGGACCTGCAACCGGAAAACTTGTATCTGAGATTATTTCCGGTCAAAAAACATCTTTGGATCTGTCTGTTTATCATCCAGATCGCTCTTTTTGA